The Paramisgurnus dabryanus chromosome 1, PD_genome_1.1, whole genome shotgun sequence genome includes a window with the following:
- the LOC141282656 gene encoding uncharacterized protein gives MESELEELRRQVQSLQSENEQLQRQASSAAGPSVGISSASDTPVRVSDVVDAPRPMAERIILVPRERRCSIFSGRDDEEVFEWVEEIKSNLRARNLTAREEALFILDHLGGSARCEIKFRPREEREDPERVFSVLKELYGCAHSYISLQKQFFSRKQEEGESLQDFSHALFALMEKVIQCAPDGVPNSPTLLRDQFVEHVLDNSLCRELKRHVRLHPQSTILDVRKEAIRWVDEGFRPETRERSYSVPSLATQYRVQGHSVPSRGQENQSELAELKEMLRAQQEQLNQLTQGLQQLQSQHVFNQSRRVNPIICRRCNQAGHIARNCVLDFRRSTEQQASLSQPGSSLNPNRPTENFNPLN, from the coding sequence ATGGAAAGTGAGTTGGAAGAGCTGCGAAGGCAGGTTCAGTCCCTGCAGTCAGAGAATGAGCAATTACAGCGTCAAGCTAGTTCTGCAGCAGGACCCTCGGTTGGTATTAGTTCTGCCTCTGATACACCGGTTCGTGTCTCTGATGTGGTGGACGCCCCCAGGCCCATGGCCGAGCGGATTATTCTTGTCCCTAGAGAGAGGCGATGTTCCATCTTTAGTGGAAGGGATGACGAGGAGGTATTTGAATGGGTGGAGGAGATAAAGAGTAATTTAAGGGCTCGAAATTTAACAGCAAGGGAGGAAGCTTTGTTTATTCTTGACCATTTGGGGGGATCTGCCAGATGCGAAATTAAGTTTAGACCAAGGGAAGAGAGAGAGGATCCAGAAAGGGTGTTTTCTGTGTTAAAGGAGTTATATGGGTGTGCACACTCGTATATTTCCCTTCAGAAACAGTTTTTCTCTCGTAAGCAGGAAGAGGGCGAATCGTTGCAAGACTTTTCGCATGCTCTTTTTGCTTTGATggagaaggtaatacaatgcgCCCCAGATGGCGTGCCTAATTCCCCTACTTTACTCCGGGATCAGTTCGTAGAACATGTGCTTGATAACAGTTTATGCCGTGAGCTTAAGCGCCATGTCCGACTCCATCCACAGTCCACTATTTTGGATGTAAGAAAAGAGGCAATTAGGTGGGTGGATGAGGGTTTTCGCCCTGAAACACGGGAAAGGAGTTATTCCGTTCCATCTCTTGCTACTCAGTATAGAGTCCAAGGGCATAGTGTACCCTCCCGTGGTCAAGAGAATCAGTCCGAGCTGGCTGAATTGAAAGAGATGTTGAGGGCTCAACAAGAGCAACTTAACCAACTCACCCAAGGGTTACAGCAATTGCAATCACAACATGTTTTTAATCAGTCTAGGCGCGTTAATCCTATTATTTGCAGGCGTTGTAACCAAGCAGGCCATATTGCCCGAAATTGTGTTTTGGATTTTCGTAGATCCACAGAGCAGCAGGCATCTTTGTCACAGCCGGGTAGCTCTTTGAATCCTAATAGGCCGACGGAAAACTTCAACCCCCTGAATTGA